The sequence GGCGCGGACGTCCGCGTGTTCGACGACGAGTCGCAAGCACGCGAATGGCTTGCCGAGAACGTTCCCTCAACACTTCCACTCACCACGATGAACTTCACCTCGCTCATTTCGATCGCCGATCTCGCCCGCAACCTCGGTGACCCCGGCCTCGTTGTCTTCGATTGCCGCCACGATCTCGTCAACAAGACGATCGGCACCGAGTCCTACGCCAAGTCACATCTGCCTCGCGCCCGCTTCGCGCACGTCGACAACGATCTCGCGGGGGCCCTGACGGGTACGAACGGCCGCCATCCTTTTCTTGAGCGGGACGCGTTCGTGGCATGGCTGGGCCGCATGGGCGTCACGCGCGACACCCAGGTCGTGGGTTACGACGCCAGCGGGGGCACCTACGCAGCACGCCTGTGGTGGATGCTCAAGGTCTGGCTCGGCCACGAGAAAGTGGCCGTGCTGAACGGCGGCTGGGACGCCTGGGTGCGAACCGGCCATCCCACGACCGTCGACGTGCCCTCGCCCAGCCCCGTCCGGTACGAACCGCGGGGCGGCGCAGATCTGACCGTGGATGCCGATCAGATACTCGCGCACATCGGCAAGGGCGAACTCCTGGTGATCGACGCGCGCGCGGCAGACCGCTTCCGGGGTCAGAACGAAACCATCGACCCCGTGGGAGGGCACATCCCCGGTGCAGTGAACCGCTTTTTCCGGGACAACCTCGATCCCATGGGGTTCTTCAAGCCGGCCGAGGAACTGAGGGCCGCCTTCGCCCCCCTGGTGGGGTCCCGTCCGCTGTGGCAGGTGGTGAATTCCTGCGGTTCCGGCGTCTCCGCCTGTCACAACCTGCTGGCCCTCGAGATTGCCGGCATGGGAGGCACCAAGCTCTATCCCGGT comes from Betaproteobacteria bacterium and encodes:
- a CDS encoding STAS/SEC14 domain-containing protein, which translates into the protein MITIQHEGALITVGVFGEFAVNDYREFEKEVLATVRLSGKVDLLVDLRDMMRYTLDVAWEDIRFVRAHAHDFRRVAVIARDELTVWLGWLTRLISGADVRVFDDESQAREWLAENVPSTLPLTTMNFTSLISIADLARNLGDPGLVVFDCRHDLVNKTIGTESYAKSHLPRARFAHVDNDLAGALTGTNGRHPFLERDAFVAWLGRMGVTRDTQVVGYDASGGTYAARLWWMLKVWLGHEKVAVLNGGWDAWVRTGHPTTVDVPSPSPVRYEPRGGADLTVDADQILAHIGKGELLVIDARAADRFRGQNETIDPVGGHIPGAVNRFFRDNLDPMGFFKPAEELRAAFAPLVGSRPLWQVVNSCGSGVSACHNLLALEIAGMGGTKLYPGSWSEWCADPARPVET